From the genome of Denticeps clupeoides chromosome 4, fDenClu1.1, whole genome shotgun sequence, one region includes:
- the irf4a gene encoding interferon regulatory factor 4a, translating to MNLDDDCGMTVSCGNGKLRQWLIDQIDSGNYPGLVWENDEKTIFRIPWKHAGKQDYNREEDAALFKAWALFKGKYREGVDKPDPPTWKTRLRCALNKSNDFDELVDRSQLDISDPYKVYRIIPEGAKRGAKVSSLEESSPHVSSLNYTMHSPYPPLQTVPSYMLTQDRRDWRDFAPEQPHQQPPHAELPYGQCPYPPPRSLTWGSCDNSYQISGSFYTCSPTETHPSPFTVDPSMRTAEAMAISDCRLHVSLFYRESLVKEVTTTSPDGCRISSTPSSSSSPSSSPCADDRLYGGAEPVLFPFPYPQSQRRGAEKLPNVLDRGVLLWMAQDGLYAKRLCQGRVYWEGPLAPYADKPNKLEKEQTCKLFDTQQFLTELQGYAHHGRNLPRYQVVLCFGDEYPDPLRQRKMITAQVEPMFARQLVYFAQQSSTHYLRGFDLQVQGPSPTEDYQRALQHMQE from the exons ATGAACTTAGATGACGACTGCGGCATGACAGTCAGTTGTGGCAATGGGAAACTTAGACAGTGGCTGATTGATCAGATTGACAGCGGGAACTACCCCGGTCTGGTGTGGGAGAATGATGAGAAAACCATTTTCAGGATACCCTGGAAACACGCGGGCAAGCAGGACTACAACCGAGAAGAGGATGCGGCGCTCTTCAAG GCCTGGGCCTTGTTCAAGGGGAAATACAGGGAGGGGGTCGACAAACCCGACCCCCCAACGTGGAAGACGAGACTACGATGCGCTCTCAACAAGAGCAATGACTTTGACGAGCTGGTGGATAGGAGCCAACTTGACATATCGGACCCATACAAAGTCTACAGAATTATACCTGAAGGGGCCAAAAGAG GTGCCAAGGTGAGCAGTTTAGAGGAGAGCTCTCCTCACGTGAGCTCTCTGAACTACACCATGCACTCTCCATACCCACCACTTCAGACG GTCCCTAGCTACATGCTGACCCAGGACAGGAGGGACTGGAGGGACTTCGCTCCCGAGCAGCCACATCAGCAGCCTCCTCATGCTGAATTGCCGTATGGCCAGTGCCCTTACCCGCCACCACGTTCCCTCACCTGGGGCTCCTGTGACAACA gttatCAGATATCTGGGTCGTTCTATACCTGTTCACCCACAGAAACACATCCTTCTCCCTTCACAGTGGACCCCAGCATGAGGACCGCAGAGGCCATGGCGATCTCAG ACTGCCGACTGCACGTGTCCCTTTTCTACCGAGAGTCTTTGGTGAAGGAGGTGACCACCACTAGCCCGGATGGCTGCCGCATCTCCTCCAccccgtcctcgtcctcctcaccCTCATCATCACCCTGTGCAGATGACCGCTTGTACGGTGGGGCGGAGCCGGTGTTGTTCCCGTTCCCGTACCCGCAGTCACAGCGACGTGGTGCGGAGAAGCTGCCCAATGTCCTGGACCGTGGAGTGCTGCTCTGGATGGCACAAGACGGCCTGTATGCCAAGCGCCTGTGCCAGGGGCGTGTGTACTGGGAGGGTCCACTAGCACCGTATGCCGACAAACCCAACAAGCTGGAGAAGGAGCAGACGTGCAAGCTGTTTGACACACAGCAGTTTCTTACAG AACTCCAGGGGTACGCCCACCATGGCAGGAACTTACCAAGGTACCAGGTGGTCCTGTGCTTTGGTGATGAATATCCTGACCCTCTGCGCCAGAGAAAGATGATCACAGCACAG GTGGAACCAATGTTTGCCCGGCAGCTGGTGTACTTTGCTCAACAATCCAGCACTCACTACCTACGGGGTTTTGACCTACAAGTTCAGGGACCATCTCCCACTGAAGACTACCAGCGTGCCCTCCAACACATGCAGGAGTGA